The window GGAGAATGGATTTCCTCCATCATGGCCTCAATTTCTGCTTCAATCTCGTCAATCTCGGTATCTAATTCCTGGATGAGACGGATGGTGTGCTGTAATTCCAAGGACTTGGCAGGCATTTTAGAACCAATAGAGTTTCGTGCCGCATCCCGAACTGCCACAGCCATATCCCGCTTATAGCGTCCTTTGGAGGCATTCTCCAGAAGGGATTTGAGCCTTGTCAGGTGTGCCTTGGCAATCTGTTTGGCACCTGGAAACTCTTCCAGCAGAGCATAGACAGTCGCCAAATGGAGAGAGGACACCAGCTTCTCCAGTTCAGGGAAGAGAATGCAAACCAGTCTGGAAATTGAGCTTTTCAGTTTTGCTCGTTCTTTTACCTTGTCAAAACGGTATCTGGTGAGTGACTTTAGTTCCTCATTGTGATATGCTGCATTCGTGTAGGGTTTGAGGCCCACATCGGATAACAGCATAGCAGCAATGGTTCGAGCATCTACATGGTCGGTCTTGGTCTTTCGCAGGCTGAGACTTTTCCGGTAGAGGTTCGTGCGTAAGGGCTTCAAGACATAGGTGGCCAGACCGTTGTCAAGAAGAAATCCAAGCAGATTGTAGCTGTAATGTCCC of the Intestinibacillus sp. Marseille-P6563 genome contains:
- a CDS encoding IS110 family transposase, coding for MVVSVGIDVAKDKHDCFIQSSEGEVLADVFTISNNMDGFHTLLEKIQVCTASQDKIKVGLEATGHYSYNLLGFLLDNGLATYVLKPLRTNLYRKSLSLRKTKTDHVDARTIAAMLLSDVGLKPYTNAAYHNEELKSLTRYRFDKVKERAKLKSSISRLVCILFPELEKLVSSLHLATVYALLEEFPGAKQIAKAHLTRLKSLLENASKGRYKRDMAVAVRDAARNSIGSKMPAKSLELQHTIRLIQELDTEIDEIEAEIEAMMEEIHSPITTIPGIGCRMGAMILAEVGDLSRFDSSDKLLAYAGMSPSTYQSGQLKNCYPHMEKRGSRYLRYALYNTTKYVCLWNPTFAAYLAKKRAEGKHYNVAISHAAKKLVRLIFAMEKSKQPYRSAA